In the Oryza glaberrima chromosome 6, OglaRS2, whole genome shotgun sequence genome, one interval contains:
- the LOC127776778 gene encoding uncharacterized protein LOC127776778: MEVEAARRSKRPPWSRTVAVQVALCVAMYAAFSLGEPRLHRNRGRGGGGGVEASLGRGGRGGVSFLSVAGGARPAAEQARLLRQMESIAKAYKVKFVVDVAQLGEEDPLWQNGSLYFQALKIPWYSTTSSHGQIIGNFLKRVMMPYDQSLEIIGMDTGSLQEPIHDGKIRASSREQIKWLEQSIAATSSNWKIVVGYDPFFVCAEAHTLETTKLYEPLQRIFAKYGVNAYISTGGHCGYFRQDNSMLYIGNPSPDDLTSSDGFLLHIVNLLEMESLLINLEGKVVERFVVNHHRLEAL, translated from the exons ATGGAGGTGGAAGCGGCGCGTCGGAGCAAGCGGCCGCCGTGGAGTCGCACGGTGGCCGTGCAGGTGGCGCTCTGCGTCGCGATGTACGCGGCCTTCAGCCTCGGCGAGCCGCGCCTCCACCGGAATcggggccgcggcggtggcggcggcgtggaggcttCGCTGGGTcgtggcggacgcggcggcgtctccttcctcagcgtcgccggcggcgcgcggccggccgccgaGCAGGCCCGCCTCCTACGGCAG ATGGAGAGCATAGCAAAGGCCTATAAAGTCAAGTTTGTGGTGGATGTTGCTCAGCTAGGGGAGGAAGACCCACTTTGGCAAAAT gGTTCCCTGTACTTCCAGGCTCTGAAGATCCCCTG GTATTCCACTACATCATCCCATGGGCAGATCATTGGTAATTTTCTGAAGAGAGTGATGATGCCATATGATCAAAGTCTAGAAATTATTGGTATGGACACAGGGTCTTTACAg GAACCTATTCATGATGGGAAAATAAGAGCTTCTAGTAGGGAACAAATTAAATGGCTAGAGCAATCAATAGCGGCAACCAGCAGTAACTG GAAAATAGTTGTTGGATATGATCCATTCTTTGTTTGTGCTGAGGCGCACACACTggaaacaacaaagttgtatgaGCCTCTTCAGCGTATTTTTGCAAAATATGGAGTG AATGCATATATTAGCACGGGAGGTCATTGTGGTTACTTCCGTCAAGACAATTCAATGCTGTATATTGGAAATCCCAGCCCTGATGACCTTACAAGCTCAGATGGTTTCCTCCTGCATATAGTCAACCTTCTTGAGATG GAGTCCCTTTTGATAAATTTAGAAGGCAAGGTGGTTGAAAGATTTGTAGTAAATCATCATCGACTAGAAGCCTTGTAA
- the LOC127776776 gene encoding CHD3-type chromatin-remodeling factor PICKLE: MSSLVERLRVRSEKRPLYTLDESDDDLPPRGGGGKGRDRHSDGPTERIEREDAKEDACQKCGENDNLVPCSTCTYAFHRKCLVPRLNITSDKWSCPECVSPLTEMEKILDCEETKPDASEETSSSESGSKKKPVKRYLIKWKGISHLHCTWVSESEYLETAKIYPRLKTRLNNFHKQMDSTDKSDDDYSAIRPEWTTVDRILATRKSSTGEREYYVKWKELTYDECTWENDSDIAVFQPQIERFNEIQSRRKKSTDKCKSVTREIRQYKESPKFLSGGTLHPYQLEGLNFLRYSWYHNKRVILGDEMGLGKTIQSIAFLGSLFVDKLGPHLVVAPLSTLRNWEREFATWAPQMNVVMYFGSAASREIIRKYEFYYPKEKPKKLKKKKSSPSNEDKKQSRIKFDVLLTSYEMINMDSTVLKTIEWECMIVDEGHRLKNKDSKLFGQLKEYHTKHRVLLTGTPVQNNLDELFMLMHFLEGDSFGSIADLQEEFKDINQDKQVEKLHGMLKPHLLRRFKKDVMKELPPKKELILRVELTSKQKEYYKAILTKNYEVLTRRSGGHVSLINVVMELRKLCCHAFMTDEPEEPANSEEALRRLLESSGKMELLDKMMVKLKEQGHRVLIYSQFQHMLDLLEDYLSYRKWSYERIDGKIGGAERQIRIDRFNAKNSTRFCFLLSTRAGGLGINLATADTVIIYDSDWNPHADLQAMARAHRLGQTSKVMIYRLVSRGTIEERMMQLTKKKMVLEHLVVGRLTKGTNIVQEELDDIIRHGSKELFDDENDEAGKSCQIHYDDAAIDRLLDRDQADGEEPVEDEEEDEFLKGFKVANFEYIDEAKALAAKEEEARKKAEAEAANSDRANFWDKLLKDRYDVQKVEEHTTMGKGKRSRKQMAAADEDDITGLHDMSSEDDDYSYDDDVSDNDTSLQSGLAGRRGPYSKKKQRNVDSLPFMEGEGRALRVYGFNQIQRTQFLQTLMRYGFQNYDWKEFTPRLKGKSVEEIQRYAELVMIHLLEDINDSGYYADGVPKEMRTDETLVRLANISLVEEKVAAMEQGKITKLFPSYLLYEFPSLVGGRVWKAEQDLLLLKALIKHGYARWQYISDDRDNGIFEAARQELRLPTANELISSHSNNETNGNLESTQEGQSNPTSMIHYRDTQRKIVEFIRKRYHLLERCLNLEYAVIKTKTPVPDDLAEQDFPGGHRPAVPDYSEMLRELPVLEPISKEVAPEGTTDQSQVSHLYNKMCFVLEDSAVPALNSHFGDKAASSGLANSLHKFEAVCEDVSRILRSHENGTTPKEEVMLDASSKETTSPKDPATEVPSSASKEATPPVQDPVIEAVKEEPPTVKAEDKMEIDS, translated from the exons atgagCAGCCTGGTGGAGCGGCTGCGGGTGCGGTCGGAGAAGCGGCCGCTGTACACGCTCGATGAGTCCGACGACGACCTCCCGccgcgcggcgggggcgggaaGGGGAGGGATCGGCACAGCGACGGCCCCACCGAGCGGATCGAGCGGGAGGACGCG AAAGAAGATGCTTGCCAGAAATGTGGAGAAAATGACAATCTAGTACCATGTTCAACTTGTACTTATGCATTTCACAGGAAATGTTTGGTTCCTCGCTTAAATATCACATCTGATAAATGGAGCTGCCCTGAATGT GTTAGCCCTCTTACGGAAATGGAAAAGATATTAGACTGTGAAGAAACAAAACCTGATGCTTCTGAAGAGACTAGTTCTTCTGAGTCCGGATCAAAGAAGAAACCTGTCAAACGATATCTTATAAAATGGAAAGGAATATCACACCTTCACTGCACTTG GGTTTCAGAAAGTGAATATTTGGAAACTGCCAAGATATACCCCCGGCTGAAAACTAGACTCAATAACTTCCATAAGCAAATGGATTCAACGGATAAATCTGATGATGACTATTCTGCAATTAGACCTGAGTGGACTACTGTTGACAGGATCCTTGCTACCAG aaaaagctctACTGGTGAAAGGGAGTACTATGTGAAATGGAAGGAACTAACATACGACGAATGTACTTGGGAAAATGACTCCGACATTGCAGTCTTTCAGCCTCAGATTGAACGCTTCAATGAGATTCAGTCCAGGAGGAAGAAGTCTACTGACAAGTGCAAGAGTGTCACTCGTGAGATACGTCAATATAAGGAGAGCCCGAAGTTTCTCTCTGGTG GGACACTACATCCCTACCAGCTTGAAGGGTTAAACTTCTTACGCTATTCTTGGTACCATAATAAACGTGTAATACTTGGGGACGAGATGGGTCTTG GTAAAACGATACAGAGTATTGCCTTTTTGGGCTCTCTATTTGTGGACAAGCTTGGTCCTCATCTGGTCGTTGCACCCCTTTCAACCTTGCGAAATTGGGAGCGTGAATTTGCAACTTGGGCACCTCAAATGAATGTT GTAATGTATTTTGGATCTGCAGCTTCTCGTGAAATTATTAGGAAGTATGAATTTTACTACCCCAAAGAGAAACCTAAGAAgcttaagaaaaagaaatcatcTCCATCTAATGAAGACAAGAAACAATCAAGAATAAAATTTGATGTCCTTTTGACATCTTATGAGATGATCAATATGGATTCTACTGTTCTAAAAACCATAGAATGGGAATGCATG ATTGTGGATGAGGGGCATCGTTTGAAGAACAAAGATTCCAAGTTGTTCGGTCAACTTAAAGAGTATCATACTAAGCATCGTGTTCTCTTAACGGGAACCCCAGTTCAG AACAACCTGGATGAACTTTTCATGCTTATGCACTTCCTTGAGGGTGACAGT TTTGGTAGTATAGCTGATCTCCAAGAGGAATTCAAGGACATAAACCAGGACAAACAAGTTGAGAAGCTCCATGGAATGCTGAAGCCGCATCTTCTTCGGC GATTCAAGAAAGATGTTATGAAAGAACTTCCTCCGAAAAAGGAGCTGATTTTACGTGTTGAGCTTACAAGCAAACAAAAAGAGTACTATAAAGCAATTCTCACCAAGAATTATGAAGTGTTAACTCGTCGTAGTGGCGGACAT GTTTCACTTATTAATGTTGTAATGGAACTACGCAAACTTTGTTGCCATGCATTCATGACAGATGAACCCGAAGAGCCTGCCAATTCAGAAGAAGCTTTAAG GAGGCTTTTAGAATCTTCTGGAAAAATGGAGCTGCTTGACAAGATGATGGTGAAACTGAAAGAGCAGGGTCACAGGGTTCTTATTTATTCACAGTTCCAGCACATGTTGGACTTACTTGAGGATTATTTAAGCTACCGG AAATGGAGTTATGAGCGTATTGATGGAAAAATAGGTGGTGCTGAGAGGCAGATACGAATTGATCGCTTCAATGCTAAAAATTCTACTAGGTTTTGCTTTCTTCTTTCAACCAGAGCTGGTGGTCTTGGTATAAATCTGGCAACTGCCGATACTGTAATTATTTATGACAG TGATTGGAATCCTCATGCTGATTTACAAGCTATGGCGAGAGCCCATCGCTTAGGGCAGACAAGCAAG GTTATGATATATAGGCTTGTTAGTCGTGGTACAATTGAGGAGCGGATGATGCAacttacaaagaaaaaaatggtattGGAGCACTTAGTTGTTGGGCGTCTCACGAAAGGCACTAATATTGTCCAG GAGGAGTTGGATGATATTATTCGGCATGGCTCAAAGGAACTTTTTGACGATGAAAATGATGAAGCCGGAAAATCTTGCCAAATCCATTATGATGATGCTGCGATTGATAG ATTATTGGACCGTGACCAAGCTGACGGGGAAGAGCCTGtggaagatgaagaagaagacgaaTTTCTAAAAGGATTCAAG GTTGCTAACTTTGAGTACATAGATGAAGCTAAGGCTTTAGCTGCAAAAGAGGAGGAGGCACGCAAAAAGGCCGAAGCTGAAGCTGCAAACTCTGACAGAGCAaatttttgggataaattaTTGAAGGACAGATACGATGTACAAAAAGTTGAAGAGCATACTACtatgggaaaaggaaaaaggagccGCAAACAG ATGGCTGCTGCTGATGAGGACGACATTACCGGCCTGCATGACATGAGTTCTGAAGATGATGATTACTCTTATGATGATGATGTGTCAGATAACGACACAAGTTTACAATCAGGCCTTGCTGGGAGGAGGGGCCCATATTCCAAGAAAAAACAAC GTAATGTTGATTCACTTCCATTCATGGAGGGCGAAGGACGGGCTTTGAGAGTTTATGGGTTCAACCAAATTCAGCGAACACAATTCCTTCAAACGCTTATGAG ATATGGTTTTCAGAACTACGATTGGAAGGAATTTACTCCTCGATTGAAGGGGAAAAGTGTTGAGGAAATCCAGAG ATATGCTGAACTTGTCATGATCCATCTTCTTGAGGACATCAATGACTCAGGATATTATGCAG ATGGCGTGCCAAAGGAAATGCGCACAGATGAGACATTGGTCAGGCTAGCCAACATATCACTTGTGGAAGAGAAG GTGGCTGCCATGGAACAAGGAAAAATAACAAAACTCTTTCCCAGCTATTTGTTATATGAATTTCCTAGCTTAGTTGGTGGAAGAGTATGGAAAGCGGAACAGGATCTACTGTTGCTGAAAGCATTAATAAA GCATGGGTATGCAAGGTGGCAATATATATCAGATGACAGAGATAATGGGATTTTTGAGGCTGCACGACAAGAGCTGAGGCTTCCTACTGCTAATGAACTGATTAGTTCTCACTCAAACAATGAGACAAAC GGAAATCTGGAAAGCACACAAGAAGGCCAGTCGAACCCAACGAGCATGATCCATTACAGGGATACACAGAGAAAGATAGTTGAGTTTATTAGAAAGAGATACCATCTTTTGGAGAGATGTTTGAATCTTGAATACGCTGTG ATTAAAACAAAAACCCCTGTTCCTGATGATCTCGCTGAACAAGATTTTCCTGGTGGTCATAGACCGGCCGTTCCAGACTACAGTGAAATGCTGAGAGAATTGCCTGTCCTTGAACCTATTT CCAAAGAAGTGGCGCCTGAAGGCACAACTGATCAGTCACAAGTTTCCCATCTTTACAACAAG ATGTGCTTTGTCCTTGAAGACAGTGCTGTTCCTGCACTCAACTCGCATTTCGGTGACAAGGCAGCTTCCTCCGGTTTAGCCAATAGCCTCCATAAGTTTGAAGCTGTATGCGAAGACGTTAGTCGCATCTTGAGATCCCATGAAAATGGTACCACTCCCAAAGAGGAAGTTATGCTAGATGCAAGCTCCAAAGAGACCACGTCTCCAAAAGATCCAGCAACCGAGGTGCCTTCGTCAGCTTCCAAAGAAGCTACGCCTCCAGTACAAGATCCAGTCATAGAGGCAGTGAAGGAGGAGCCACCCACTGTTAAGGCGGAGGACAAAATGGAAATCGATAGTTAA